One genomic segment of Chitinophagales bacterium includes these proteins:
- the obgE gene encoding GTPase ObgE, with protein sequence MENFIDYVKICCRSGKGGAGSSHFRREKFVARGGPDGGDGGRGGHIILRGNKQLWTLLHLKYRKHIIAEDGTNGAKQLCTGKNGGDEILEVPLGTVAKDAETGEVAVEITEDGQEFILVSGGRGGKGNNFFKSATNQAPTHAQPGEPGKEEWKILELKLLADVGLVGFPNAGKSTLLSVVSAAKPEIADYPFTTLAPNLGMVSYRGKYSFVMADIPGIIEGASAGKGLGIRFLRHIERNACLLFLVPFDSQNIVAQYKILLNELKEYNPELLTKKRLLGISKCDLADAELLQLVEADIKQQLGKKDSTEFVFFSAATGLGIEKLKDKLWALMEDDM encoded by the coding sequence ATGGAGAACTTTATTGATTATGTAAAAATTTGTTGCCGCAGCGGAAAGGGCGGTGCAGGAAGTTCTCATTTTAGAAGAGAAAAATTTGTGGCACGCGGTGGTCCCGATGGGGGCGATGGCGGCAGAGGCGGGCATATTATCTTGCGTGGCAATAAACAGCTTTGGACACTACTCCATTTAAAATACAGAAAGCATATAATTGCCGAGGATGGAACCAATGGCGCAAAACAGCTTTGCACCGGTAAAAATGGTGGAGATGAAATTTTGGAAGTGCCGCTCGGTACGGTTGCCAAGGATGCCGAAACTGGTGAGGTGGCTGTGGAAATAACTGAAGATGGGCAGGAATTTATTTTGGTAAGTGGCGGCAGAGGCGGCAAGGGCAATAACTTTTTTAAGTCGGCAACCAACCAAGCTCCCACACATGCCCAACCGGGCGAACCCGGAAAGGAGGAATGGAAAATTTTGGAACTAAAGTTATTGGCAGATGTGGGCTTGGTGGGTTTTCCTAATGCCGGAAAATCTACATTGCTTTCGGTGGTGAGTGCCGCCAAACCCGAAATTGCAGATTACCCGTTTACTACGTTAGCACCTAATTTAGGGATGGTGAGCTATCGTGGAAAGTACAGTTTTGTAATGGCAGATATTCCGGGAATTATAGAAGGGGCTTCTGCCGGGAAGGGCTTGGGTATTCGCTTTTTAAGGCATATAGAGCGCAATGCATGTTTGTTGTTTTTAGTTCCTTTCGATTCGCAAAATATAGTTGCCCAATACAAAATTCTATTAAACGAGTTAAAAGAATACAATCCCGAATTACTTACAAAAAAGCGCTTGTTGGGTATATCAAAATGCGATTTGGCCGATGCCGAGTTGCTACAATTGGTAGAGGCAGATATTAAGCAGCAGTTAGGAAAAAAGGACAGTACAGAATTTGTTTTCTTCTCAGCAGCAACAGGCTTGGGTATTGAAAAACTTAAAGACAAGTTGTGGGCATTGATGGAAGATGATATGTAG
- a CDS encoding adenylate kinase: MLNIVLFGPPGSGKGTQAQNIIQQYNLVHLSTGDMLRAEIAAQTTLGLEAKMLMDKGELVPDSVVIGMIEAKLAANTGAKGFVFDGFPRTVAQASALDDLLEKYKAPIKVVLSLVVSEEELTRRILERGKTSGRADDQNESIVRNRVVEYRTKTEPLATFYAAQSKLVNIAGEGSIDEIFALLQTEINKHA; this comes from the coding sequence ATGCTTAACATAGTTCTTTTTGGCCCTCCGGGAAGTGGCAAGGGCACACAAGCTCAAAACATTATTCAGCAATATAATTTAGTACACCTCTCTACCGGAGATATGTTGCGTGCAGAAATTGCTGCACAAACAACTTTGGGATTAGAAGCCAAAATGCTTATGGATAAAGGAGAGTTGGTGCCGGATAGTGTGGTAATTGGTATGATAGAAGCTAAATTGGCAGCCAACACTGGTGCAAAAGGTTTTGTATTTGATGGCTTCCCGCGCACGGTAGCGCAGGCTTCGGCTTTAGACGATTTGCTAGAAAAATACAAGGCTCCAATAAAAGTGGTACTTTCTTTGGTGGTAAGCGAAGAAGAGCTTACGCGCAGAATTTTAGAGCGCGGTAAAACCAGCGGCAGAGCAGACGATCAAAATGAATCGATAGTGCGCAACCGTGTGGTAGAGTATAGAACCAAAACAGAACCTTTGGCAACTTTTTATGCCGCACAAAGCAAGTTGGTGAACATTGCGGGCGAAGGCTCTATAGATGAAATTTTTGCTTTGTTGCAAACTGAAATAAACAAGCACGCTTAG
- a CDS encoding polyprenyl synthetase family protein — MSLSLEEIKKPITAELNLFEEKFRDAMRSNTPLLDRIMHYIVSRKGKQMRPMFVFLSAKLHGTTTDSTYVAASLVEILHTATLVHDDVVDDSYQRRGFFSINALWKNKIAVLVGDYLLAKGLLLSIDNKQFRILQILSNTIREMSEGELLQLEKARKLDIQEAIYFEIIQKKTASLIASACACGAATVTQDESHIENARLLGEKIGIAFQIKDDLFDYEEAEIGKPRGIDIKERKMTLPLIYTLNKTDTKTRKAIIGIVKNENTNPKKVRWVIEQVQQAGGMEYAKQKMLQYRNEALAILQPYPDSEIKKAITNLIHFTIERKV, encoded by the coding sequence ATGTCGCTTTCATTAGAAGAAATAAAGAAACCAATTACCGCAGAGCTTAACTTATTCGAAGAAAAGTTTCGCGATGCCATGCGCTCCAACACTCCGCTGCTCGACCGCATTATGCACTATATCGTAAGCCGCAAAGGCAAGCAAATGCGCCCCATGTTTGTATTCTTATCGGCAAAGCTGCATGGCACTACTACCGACTCTACTTATGTTGCAGCATCGTTGGTAGAAATCTTACACACAGCAACTTTAGTACACGATGATGTGGTGGACGATAGTTACCAACGCAGAGGCTTTTTCTCTATAAATGCTTTATGGAAAAATAAAATTGCCGTACTCGTAGGCGATTATTTATTGGCAAAAGGTTTGCTGCTAAGTATAGACAATAAACAGTTTAGAATACTCCAAATTTTAAGTAACACCATTCGCGAAATGAGCGAAGGCGAATTACTACAATTAGAGAAGGCAAGAAAATTAGATATTCAAGAAGCTATTTATTTTGAAATTATTCAAAAGAAAACGGCATCGCTTATTGCATCGGCCTGCGCTTGCGGTGCTGCAACCGTAACACAAGACGAAAGCCATATTGAAAACGCACGCTTGCTGGGCGAAAAAATCGGTATTGCATTTCAAATTAAAGACGACCTCTTTGATTACGAAGAGGCCGAAATTGGCAAGCCGCGCGGCATTGATATTAAAGAGAGAAAAATGACTTTGCCGCTCATTTACACACTCAACAAAACCGATACTAAAACCCGCAAAGCCATTATTGGAATTGTAAAAAATGAAAACACCAATCCCAAAAAAGTACGCTGGGTAATTGAGCAAGTGCAGCAAGCTGGCGGCATGGAGTATGCCAAGCAAAAAATGCTGCAATACCGCAACGAAGCATTAGCTATTCTGCAACCATATCCCGATAGTGAAATTAAAAAAGCTATTACCAATTTAATTCACTTTACAATCGAAAGAAAAGTGTAA
- a CDS encoding RNA polymerase sigma factor: MKTADFLSDNEIIDGCLRGDRKFQKALYDKFSGKMFAVCLRYAADVSKAEDLMQDGFIKVFRNIEKFRREGSFEGWIRRIFVNSCIESFRRNTTLYAIQETNVKSMEYNDTSALEKLKVEDLMRMVSELSTGYRTVFNLYAIEGYSHKEIGEMLNISEGTSKSQLARARYLLQQKIAETSKSLLSVAK, encoded by the coding sequence ATGAAAACGGCCGATTTTCTTTCTGATAATGAAATTATTGATGGCTGCCTTCGTGGCGACCGCAAGTTTCAAAAAGCACTATACGATAAGTTTTCGGGCAAAATGTTTGCAGTTTGTTTGCGCTATGCAGCAGATGTGAGCAAAGCCGAAGATTTAATGCAAGATGGCTTTATTAAAGTTTTTCGCAACATCGAAAAATTTCGCAGAGAAGGCTCGTTTGAAGGCTGGATTCGCAGAATATTTGTAAACTCTTGTATTGAAAGTTTTCGCAGAAATACCACTTTATACGCCATTCAGGAAACCAATGTTAAGAGTATGGAATACAACGATACCAGTGCATTGGAAAAACTGAAAGTAGAAGATTTAATGCGCATGGTGAGTGAACTTTCTACCGGGTATAGAACGGTATTTAACCTATATGCTATCGAAGGATATTCGCATAAAGAAATTGGTGAAATGCTGAATATCTCGGAAGGTACATCGAAATCGCAGTTGGCACGGGCACGTTATTTATTGCAACAAAAAATTGCCGAAACATCTAAAAGCCTGTTAAGCGTGGCTAAGTAA
- the gldA gene encoding gliding motility-associated ABC transporter ATP-binding subunit GldA yields the protein MSVIVKDLTKIYGEQKAVDTISFEVKKGEILGFLGPNGAGKSTTMKIITGFLPQTSGTVSVNGINVSNDNPELKKHIGYLPESNPLYTEMYVKEYLEFCAALYHLAQPKKRIAEMIGITGLSQEQKKKIGQLSKGYKQRVGLAQAMLHNPEVLILDEPTSGLDPNQLIEIRALIKQLGEDKTVIFSSHIMQEVQAVADRVVIINRGKIVADDTASELQSKLNNEMVVTAEFKQTVHRETLLKIKGVKQAQQEGKIWQLTATGNEDIREAVFEFAKSNQLTLLGLQREKYSLEEVFKQLTGK from the coding sequence ATGTCGGTAATAGTTAAAGATTTAACCAAAATTTATGGCGAACAAAAAGCCGTAGATACTATATCGTTTGAAGTAAAAAAGGGCGAAATACTTGGATTTTTAGGCCCAAACGGTGCAGGCAAAAGCACCACCATGAAAATAATTACCGGCTTTTTGCCTCAAACATCGGGCACAGTATCTGTAAACGGCATCAACGTTTCTAACGACAATCCCGAACTTAAAAAACATATTGGCTACCTGCCCGAAAGCAATCCGCTCTATACCGAAATGTATGTAAAAGAGTATTTAGAGTTTTGTGCCGCACTCTACCACCTTGCTCAACCCAAAAAACGTATTGCAGAAATGATTGGCATTACAGGCTTATCGCAAGAACAAAAGAAAAAAATAGGGCAACTCTCTAAAGGTTACAAACAGCGGGTAGGGCTGGCACAAGCCATGCTGCACAATCCCGAAGTGCTTATTTTAGATGAACCAACCAGCGGTTTAGACCCCAACCAGCTAATCGAAATCCGCGCACTTATTAAGCAATTGGGTGAAGACAAAACCGTAATCTTTTCTTCGCATATTATGCAGGAGGTGCAGGCCGTTGCCGACCGTGTAGTAATTATCAACCGAGGCAAAATTGTAGCAGATGATACGGCTTCGGAACTCCAGTCTAAACTCAATAATGAAATGGTGGTTACTGCCGAGTTTAAGCAAACCGTGCATCGCGAAACACTCTTAAAAATAAAAGGTGTAAAGCAAGCCCAACAAGAAGGGAAAATATGGCAACTCACCGCCACAGGCAACGAAGATATTCGCGAAGCGGTATTTGAATTTGCCAAATCGAACCAACTTACCTTATTGGGCTTACAACGCGAGAAGTACTCTCTCGAAGAAGTATTTAAACAACTAACAGGCAAGTAA
- a CDS encoding NAD(P)/FAD-dependent oxidoreductase, whose translation MKTIVIAGGGAAGFFAAINIAEKTPGSRVIILEKSSKLLEKVRISGGGRCNTTHACFDPKILTKFYPRGERELLSPFMRFNPSNTIQWFEKRGVHLKKESDGRMFPSTNNSETIINCFMQAALKNGIEICTNEGLDALRFSASQNLWHIQTGKGRNIQAQAVVICSGSTPRTWQLLSALGHTITPSVPSLFTFNIKDERLKNLAGISLQNATIAIKSLKLQETGALLITHWGLSGPAILRLSAWGARSLHQATYKFDLSVDFTGMGVPAILPLIEAYKSNNPKKTIGNSHLFNIPERLWKQIISKETQEKKWADASKKQLLQIVEDIANATFQVSGKSTFKDEFVTAGGVHLKEVDFKTMQSKLLPHLYFAGEVLDIDAITGGFNFQAAWTTAWIVSESIAAHNT comes from the coding sequence TTGAAAACAATAGTAATTGCTGGCGGTGGTGCGGCAGGCTTTTTTGCAGCCATCAACATTGCCGAAAAAACCCCGGGCAGCCGCGTTATTATTCTTGAAAAATCGAGTAAACTATTAGAAAAAGTACGCATAAGCGGTGGTGGGCGCTGCAATACCACACATGCCTGTTTCGACCCCAAAATACTCACAAAATTTTATCCCCGTGGCGAACGGGAGCTGCTAAGCCCTTTCATGCGTTTTAACCCATCCAACACCATTCAATGGTTCGAAAAAAGAGGCGTACATTTAAAAAAAGAAAGTGATGGCAGAATGTTTCCTTCCACCAATAATTCCGAAACCATTATTAACTGCTTTATGCAAGCAGCACTTAAAAACGGTATCGAAATTTGTACCAACGAAGGATTAGATGCACTCCGGTTTTCTGCATCCCAAAATCTTTGGCACATACAAACCGGAAAAGGAAGAAACATACAAGCCCAAGCCGTTGTAATTTGCTCCGGCAGCACACCCCGCACCTGGCAACTTCTATCTGCATTGGGACACACAATAACACCATCTGTACCATCGCTTTTTACCTTCAATATTAAAGATGAACGGCTCAAAAACCTTGCCGGCATTTCGTTGCAAAACGCTACCATAGCTATAAAAAGTTTAAAACTGCAAGAAACAGGAGCTCTGCTAATTACCCATTGGGGACTTAGCGGCCCTGCCATATTGCGTCTTTCGGCATGGGGCGCCAGGAGCTTGCATCAAGCAACCTACAAATTCGATTTATCGGTTGATTTTACTGGCATGGGAGTACCTGCTATACTACCTTTAATTGAAGCATATAAATCGAACAACCCCAAAAAAACAATAGGAAACAGCCATTTGTTTAACATCCCCGAAAGGCTCTGGAAGCAAATAATTTCAAAAGAAACCCAAGAGAAAAAATGGGCTGATGCTAGCAAGAAGCAATTGCTCCAAATTGTAGAGGATATTGCCAATGCTACTTTTCAGGTAAGTGGAAAAAGTACCTTTAAAGATGAATTTGTAACTGCAGGTGGCGTACACCTAAAAGAAGTAGATTTTAAAACCATGCAATCCAAGTTACTTCCACACCTTTACTTTGCCGGAGAAGTATTGGATATTGATGCTATAACAGGTGGTTTTAATTTCCAAGCGGCATGGACAACCGCTTGGATAGTATCGGAAAGCATTGCTGCACACAACACTTAG
- a CDS encoding PrsW family intramembrane metalloprotease produces MGEVATLLALAIAPALYLAIIIYGHDKYDPEPKRILLVAFLWGCFSVIPALALETWGAHLGHGISQNFFRTAFYAFVVVALSEELSKFVMLRLHAYRQPEFNEPFDGIVYAVFVALGFATVENIAYVFMHGFGTGIIRMFTAVPAHYSFGVIMGYYAGKAKFNPRHRFSLMSQGVLYATLIHGAYDFFIMQQNIPALGIFTFGILVMSWRISKNAINELKADSKFRFHQRSLFL; encoded by the coding sequence ATGGGTGAAGTAGCAACACTTTTAGCATTGGCAATTGCTCCGGCATTATATCTTGCCATTATTATCTATGGGCACGATAAATATGATCCCGAACCCAAACGAATTTTACTGGTAGCTTTTCTTTGGGGTTGCTTTAGTGTAATACCCGCATTGGCATTAGAAACATGGGGCGCTCATTTAGGGCATGGCATTTCACAAAACTTTTTCCGCACCGCATTTTATGCTTTTGTGGTAGTGGCATTAAGCGAAGAACTAAGCAAATTTGTAATGCTTCGTTTACACGCGTACCGCCAACCGGAATTTAATGAGCCTTTCGATGGAATTGTGTATGCAGTCTTTGTGGCATTGGGTTTTGCCACGGTTGAAAACATTGCGTATGTATTTATGCATGGCTTTGGCACAGGTATAATTAGAATGTTTACCGCAGTTCCGGCACACTATTCTTTTGGAGTAATTATGGGCTACTATGCCGGCAAGGCCAAGTTTAATCCGCGCCACCGCTTTTCGTTAATGAGCCAAGGCGTGCTGTATGCCACACTTATACACGGTGCATACGATTTCTTTATTATGCAGCAAAATATTCCTGCACTTGGAATTTTCACCTTTGGTATTCTTGTTATGAGCTGGCGGATAAGTAAAAATGCTATTAACGAATTAAAGGCAGATAGCAAGTTTCGCTTCCATCAAAGGAGTTTGTTTTTATAG
- a CDS encoding inorganic phosphate transporter yields the protein MTFLIIIIVVAILFDFINGFHDSANSIATIVSTRVLTPFQAVAWAAFFNFLAFFFFVDHGVADTIKKMVHEDAVTETVLFGGLVGAIIWNLLTWWWGIPSSSSHALLGGFTGAAFAKAGIGAINMDKLSTTLLFIPLAPIIGMVSSYAIALLVLNLTKKLPASKVDKYFRRLQLVSSALFSLGHGGNDAQKTMGIIWAALAFHGYVHPGDTLPSWVALACYTAMGMGTLFGGWRIVKTMGQKLAKLKPFEGFCAETAGALTLFAVTGMKIPVSTTHTITGSIMGTGMTKRLSAVRWGVAGNIVFAWIVTIPASALMGAVTFWVLHFFGM from the coding sequence ATGACTTTTTTAATCATCATTATTGTTGTTGCCATACTGTTTGATTTTATCAACGGTTTTCACGATTCGGCAAATTCAATTGCCACTATTGTTTCTACTCGGGTGCTTACTCCTTTTCAGGCAGTAGCGTGGGCAGCTTTTTTCAACTTTCTTGCGTTCTTTTTCTTTGTTGATCATGGAGTAGCAGATACTATTAAGAAAATGGTGCATGAAGATGCTGTTACCGAAACTGTTTTGTTTGGAGGTTTGGTAGGAGCTATTATTTGGAATTTACTCACTTGGTGGTGGGGTATTCCTTCTTCGTCTTCTCACGCGCTTTTAGGTGGATTTACCGGAGCTGCTTTTGCAAAGGCCGGAATCGGAGCCATAAATATGGATAAGCTTTCTACCACATTATTATTTATTCCATTGGCTCCTATTATTGGAATGGTATCATCGTATGCAATAGCACTTTTGGTATTGAACTTAACAAAAAAACTTCCTGCATCTAAAGTAGATAAGTATTTCAGGCGATTGCAGTTGGTATCGAGCGCACTATTCTCTTTAGGGCACGGAGGAAACGATGCTCAAAAAACAATGGGTATTATTTGGGCTGCCTTGGCTTTTCATGGGTATGTGCATCCGGGCGATACGCTGCCATCGTGGGTAGCTTTAGCTTGCTATACGGCTATGGGTATGGGAACACTGTTTGGTGGTTGGCGTATTGTAAAAACAATGGGACAGAAACTTGCCAAGCTAAAGCCGTTTGAAGGCTTTTGTGCTGAAACAGCGGGAGCGCTTACACTGTTTGCCGTTACAGGAATGAAAATTCCCGTAAGTACCACCCATACCATTACTGGATCTATTATGGGAACAGGGATGACAAAACGCCTTAGTGCGGTTCGTTGGGGTGTGGCAGGAAATATAGTGTTTGCTTGGATTGTTACTATTCCGGCCTCGGCACTAATGGGGGCCGTTACTTTTTGGGTATTACACTTTTTTGGGATGTAA
- a CDS encoding DUF47 domain-containing protein — MWIDKILTFLVPKDKTFFALFAKASANVVEISKALTEYINARSADKRQDMMRKIHELEHVGDNITHEILTELSTNFITPFDREDIHYLATSLDDIADFIYGAAKRMELYRMEDNPESFRKLAEIVEKSAAEINKAVFDLRSMDNIVRIKEACVRINSLENHADDIFHTAIADLFQKENDAKRLIMYQDILNMLETATDKCEDVANVIETILVKNS; from the coding sequence ATGTGGATAGATAAAATACTAACCTTCTTAGTTCCTAAAGACAAAACTTTTTTTGCCCTTTTTGCTAAAGCTTCTGCCAATGTGGTTGAAATATCTAAAGCATTAACGGAGTATATCAATGCCCGCTCGGCAGATAAACGGCAGGATATGATGCGTAAAATTCATGAACTGGAACATGTGGGTGATAATATCACGCATGAGATTTTAACCGAACTAAGCACCAATTTTATTACCCCTTTCGATAGAGAAGATATTCATTATTTAGCAACATCTTTAGATGATATTGCCGACTTTATTTATGGTGCAGCTAAGCGTATGGAACTTTACCGTATGGAAGATAATCCGGAATCGTTCAGAAAGTTGGCAGAAATAGTGGAAAAGAGTGCTGCAGAAATAAATAAGGCAGTTTTTGATTTGCGCAGTATGGATAATATAGTGCGTATTAAAGAAGCATGTGTGCGTATCAATAGTTTAGAGAACCATGCCGATGATATTTTTCATACAGCTATTGCCGATTTATTTCAAAAGGAAAACGATGCTAAGCGCTTAATTATGTATCAAGATATTTTAAACATGCTTGAAACTGCTACAGATAAGTGCGAAGATGTTGCCAATGTTATTGAAACTATTTTAGTGAAGAATTCTTAA